AATGGGCTGAGGTATCGCGGATCCTTTACATATATTAAGAGTCAGTGATATaactaggtttagggttttcagTATCTACTCTTGCTTGCCGCATCAACCTCTTTGCTGTTGATCTTCTCCTCCTTCGAAGAACAAACATGGGGTACGTTTCACCTCTCTTAGATCCTTTGCTGTTTTCTGATTCTTTGAATTACTAGGGATTTAATCGAGTCTGCTATTATTTTTCTGCTGGAAATGGCTTCACgattcacatttttgttttcattgtgGTTTCTGATTATCATTGAGTTCTGTAATGATTGTGACACAATGCGTCTCTCTTGATTATAGTTAATTGACCTTCTATTCTATTCTAGAGTCTTCATCTAGTAAATGCTTATTTTGGATGACAGTTCATCTTTTGTCTCAATTGTTTTGTTGTTGATGTGATGATATGGAACAGTAAGACAAGGGGTATGGGAGCTGGGCGCAAGCTCAAGAGGCTTCGTATCAATCAGAGGTGGGCTGACAAGCAGTACAAGAAGTCCCATCAGGGTAACGAGTGGAAGAAGCCTTTTGCTGGTTCTTCTCACGCCAAGGGTATCGTTCTTGAGAAAATGTAAGGCcaatcaaaaatattgtaattttaGTTTCTTTAGTATATAGATATTGGAGCTGATGGGTCTTTTTGATTGATTATGCAGTGGTATTGAGGCTAAGCAGCCTAACTCTGCTATCCGTAAGTGTGCTAGAGTTCAGCTTATCAAGAACGGAAAGAAGATTGCCGCTTTTGTTCCCAACGATGGTTGCTTGAACTACATTGAGGAAAATGTAAGTCTAGCCTTTGTAACTGATCATTTGGCATTAGTGTTTTTCTGATCAAAATGTTGAATCATCTTTTGTGGTACCGTTGTTGTTGCAGGACGAGGTTTTGATTGCTGGGTTTGGTCGTAAGGGTCATGCCGTGGGAGATATTCCCGGAGTCAGGTTCAAGGTCGTCAAGGTTTCTGGTGTCTCACTCTTGGCCCTCTtcaaggagaagaaggagaagccaAGATCTTAGATAATGCATCCAAgcttttgaaatttgttttgatgttaTAAGCATCTTTTGTTAGTTCAGTTTTTGGAAGATCGTTTGTTCTGTTCTATTCTACTCAAAAGGTTCCTGAACTTATTGTCTTTAAACACTTTTCAATTAatcttaatttataaaatattttctcatCAAGTCTACTTAatgtttgttttctcttttaacCTTTAatctatgttacatggaaacggaagcggaTACGTGGAAGTGGAAGCGTAAGGAAGCGCAGaagcgagattttttaaaatattaggaaacggatacgtgttggaagcgtatatctatatatatatatatatatatatatatataagatttttttaaaaaaattaggactaaaaattatatgatttaaatttgaaataaaatatttattcatttataataattttgaaatgattttatattaaaactgtaaaaatacacataaattaagtttacaaaaatatattatattaattattttcaatacttcataaataattgactcaatatatttcaatatgtgTTATATCTTTAACAAAATatctcaatgcataaagataatttataatattagttttaatatttgtatatttctaactctatattcattactattattatttttatttaatatagattaaaaactatggttttatatttgattgatatatattgcaatttttttttaaaacagaagcgtgattccaaaacggaatcgtaagcttccaacgtgTTTTTAAGAAGAATAATTTAGAagcgttttggaagcgagattccgcaagcttccacaaggttccgattctgattccggttccgaagcgggaagcggacATCTGATGAAGCTTCCATGCAACATAGCCTTTAATTCAATATCTCTTATTTTCACACTAACCTTCAAtcttaatttatcaaatattttgatgtgtTTAAAGGTTCATAATGGTTTATAGTGAAGCCAACTTGTTAACTATACAATTAATTCTACAgaaaaatggaaatacaattAATCTGACGTCATAGAATACATATACAATCTTCTGTGGGATTCAACtctaaagccttattatgataCCTATTTTAACAAATGGCTTTTTCTTAAATAACTAATGCTACAAAGTAAATTATGAGAAAGTGTTGGATACATTTTGAACATGGCTTTGCTTGATGGAAATGAAGACATTGCGCTTGTGAGAAAGTCTTGTAGCCATTGCAACAAGCTCTTCAAAACCTGACGCATCGAGGTAACCCACCAAGAGCACAACCATTGTCTCCAGACTTCTTGTGCTTCTCAGCAAACGCTCCACGAACGAAGCCACAAGATTGGACTCTGCGTACTTACCCACCAACATTGAAATGGTCTCCATAGATCCCGGGAAGGCCATGTCTTTTGATCTCCAGCACTGACGCTGATTCAAGCTATGTGAACGCAAGTAACTGTTCAAATGTGATTCCTGCGACACAGAAaagcaaaatatttataacaaaaactaaGACATTTCATCCAAAATAAATGTCAACATCTCAGATACTAACAGTATATTAGAAGGATAATAAAAAGAGGTTTTTAGTTGGTAAAGATACCGATATGATGCTGCATTTCACGGTATGTATCGTTAGCTTTCGTAATCCAGGTGAGTTCTGAAGAAGCTTTGTTATACCAGGAACAACAGACCGAACAATCATCGTTTCAAGAGTCAAATACTCGACCTTGAGCGTCGGAAAACGTACATCACAGAGCGCAGCAAGAGACAACATCTAAAGGGCACATGCACATAAACACAAAAAGTAGAACAAGACAAGAGCCATTGGTCAAAATTGCACTTAGAAACGTTCACGTTTTCAGAACATCTACAAGAGAATGACAGAGAAGGATCGTTTTATGCATTTGAACAAAATGCTCCTACGCGTACTAATCCATCAACTATGCACACCAATTATTGATTCCACAAGAGCAGGCTATGTGATTCTACTGACATAGAGAGTTGTTGGCAAAACATACCTGGAGAAAGGTAGCACCAACAGTAAGCTTCTCAACATTCTGCAACTTTGCTAACATCTTCACCACGTTACCTTGAAGAAAATCAGCCGTGAGGGTCCCAAGATCGCAGAAGTAAATGTTCAAATTAGCTTCTTTCAAACAAGACACATCCACTAATCTACACGGTAACCTCGAGTGTCTCAATCTCAAACAATGCACATGCGGCGCCACAATCTCCGTCGGCCCGAGAAACCAATCGCTCCGATCAATCTCCAATCTCACCACACGCGGCGAACGACTCAGATCAAGACACCGAAACTCGTCGCAGAACATCAGCTCCAAGCTCTCAAGCAGAGGACAGCCACACAGAATCTTGACAAGTGCATCGTCAGAGAGCTTACAGTAACTCAAAGACAAGTTTTTTAAGGAAGTCCACGACACGTGGCACTTAGGTTTCATCACAACGGATCCAGACTCGATCAAGAGCTGCTTCACGGTAGAGTTCGCGTAGAAGGAGTCGGGGAAGTCGTAGTCCCTGACACGTGTATCACGAAACTCGAGAGAGAGCTTCTCCGCGTGACGGTTAACGGCGAACTCGATCCAGGCGTCGACGTGCTGGGTCCTATTGGCTAAGCTGGTTCGGAGGTGAAAGGTCGCGACTTTGGGAGATGAGAAGGCGGATAAGGTTTTGTTTATCGATCTGGCGACCACTCTGTGGCTGTCGATGGAGAGGGAAGGGGTCTCGGACCAGACGTGTCTCCATCGTTTGGACAGGGCGGAGGTTCTGATCGCTGACTTTGTCGGAATTGAGGAGAGGATGAGGTGGAGAATCGCGTCTGGTAGAGAGCTGATGAAATCCTGACCGTCGGTTGGATCGTCTCCGTTCATTTTGTTTTCGGTGAGGGATGGTTGGAGAGGTTGATAAGGGTTTCAACGGCTTCCGGTAGTGACGCCGTCTTGCTGTCGGAAGTTCTCAGCCAATGGCTAGGCTATCCATCGAATCTCAAAATATCTTTTTGTGTGTAAGAAAGTGGTGTTAAATGTCACTATGTATTTGATTAGCATATTCtcgtgaaaataataaaaagtttggTACTTAAATGGTAATATTCcataatatattattctttATTACAAAATctggttttaaacttttaaaaaacactTTGAAGGACATACTGATTTTGCAAACAGACTCATCTTAGGAACC
Above is a window of Brassica napus cultivar Da-Ae chromosome A10, Da-Ae, whole genome shotgun sequence DNA encoding:
- the LOC106372613 gene encoding 40S ribosomal protein S23-2, whose translation is MGKTRGMGAGRKLKRLRINQRWADKQYKKSHQGNEWKKPFAGSSHAKGIVLEKIGIEAKQPNSAIRKCARVQLIKNGKKIAAFVPNDGCLNYIEENDEVLIAGFGRKGHAVGDIPGVRFKVVKVSGVSLLALFKEKKEKPRS
- the LOC106372612 gene encoding F-box/LRR-repeat protein At5g02910-like, with the protein product MNGDDPTDGQDFISSLPDAILHLILSSIPTKSAIRTSALSKRWRHVWSETPSLSIDSHRVVARSINKTLSAFSSPKVATFHLRTSLANRTQHVDAWIEFAVNRHAEKLSLEFRDTRVRDYDFPDSFYANSTVKQLLIESGSVVMKPKCHVSWTSLKNLSLSYCKLSDDALVKILCGCPLLESLELMFCDEFRCLDLSRSPRVVRLEIDRSDWFLGPTEIVAPHVHCLRLRHSRLPCRLVDVSCLKEANLNIYFCDLGTLTADFLQGNVVKMLAKLQNVEKLTVGATFLQMLSLAALCDVRFPTLKVEYLTLETMIVRSVVPGITKLLQNSPGLRKLTIHTVKCSIISESHLNSYLRSHSLNQRQCWRSKDMAFPGSMETISMLVGKYAESNLVASFVERLLRSTRSLETMVVLLVGYLDASGFEELVAMATRLSHKRNVFISIKQSHVQNVSNTFS